The following proteins are encoded in a genomic region of Mycteria americana isolate JAX WOST 10 ecotype Jacksonville Zoo and Gardens chromosome 14, USCA_MyAme_1.0, whole genome shotgun sequence:
- the EDEM2 gene encoding ER degradation-enhancing alpha-mannosidase-like protein 2 isoform X1: MAALRSLGSLLCLWALRLPALPAGTGAAARGLDVASYRERVRAMFYHAYEHYLESAFPYDELRPLTCDGQDTWGSFSLTLIDALDTLLILGNVSEFQRVVNVLQEGVDFDIDVNASVFETNIRVVGGLLSAHLLSKKAGVEVEVGWPCSGPLLRMAEEAARKLLPAFQTPTGMPYGTVNLLHGVNPGETPVTCTAGIGTFIVEFATLSHLTGDPVFEDVARKALKALWKNRSDIGLVGNHIDVVTAKWVAQDAGIGAGVDSYFEYLVKGAILLQDKELMSMFLEYNKAIKNYTKFDDWYLWVQMYKGTVSMPVFQSLEAYWPGLQSLIGDVDNAMRTFLNYYTVWKQFGGLPEFYNIPQGYTVDKREGYPLRPELIESAMYLYRATRDPTLLELGRDAVESIEKISKVDCGFATIKDLRDHRLDNRMESFFLAETVKYLYLLFDPDNFIHNDGSVFDVVITPYGECILNAGGYVFNTEAHPIDPAALHCCRKRKEEQWEVEDLMREFYSLKKSKKFALKRASDHGEGESAKDPEDTSSEKGGEKRNSRKNSHSLLSCPSQSFNSKLAVLGQVFLDNT; this comes from the exons atGGCCGCGCTGCGCTCGCTGGGCTCCCTGCTGTGCCTCTGGGCGCTgcggctgccggcgctgccggcgggcaccggcgcggccgcccggggGCTGGACGTCGCTTCCTACCG GGAGCGGGTGCGCGCCATGTTCTACCACGCCTACGAGCACTACCTGGAGAGCGCCTTCCCCTACGACGAGCTGCGGCCGCTGACGTGCGACGGGCAGGACACCTGGGGCAG CTTCTCCCTCACGCTGATCGACGCCCTGGACACCCTGCTA ATCTTGGGAAATGTTTCCGAGTTCCAGCGAGTCGTCAACGTACTGCAGGAAGGGGTGGATTTTGATATTGATGTCAATGCATCTGTCTTTGAAACTAACATTCGAG TGGTGGGTGGTCTCCTCTCCGCTCACTTGCTGTCGAAGAAGGCTGGCGTTGAAGTAGAAGTGGGCTGGCCGTGCTCTGGACCTCTCCTCAGGATGGCGGAGGAAGCAGCTCGCAAACTCCTGCCGG CTTTTCAGACCCCAACTGGAATGCCATATGGAACAGTGAACTTGCTGCATGGAGTAAACCCTGGGGAGACCCCAGTCACCTGTACTGCTGGAATTGGTACATTTATAGTGGAATTTGCCACTTTAAGCCACCTTACTGGTGACCCAGTGTTTGAGGATGTTGCCAGGAAGGCTTTGAAGGCACTGTGGAAAAATCGCTCGGATATTGGGCTG GTTGGTAACCACATTGATGTGGTAACTGCCAAGTGGGTGGCCCAAGATGCTGGCATTGGGGCCGGAGTGGACTCCTACTTTGAATACCTCGTTAAAGGAGCCATTCTCCTGCAGGACAAGGAGCTGATGTCCATGTTTCTAG AATATAACAAAGCTATCAAAAATTACACAAAGTTTGATGACTGGTACCTCTGGGTTCAGATGTACAAAGGAACAGTGTCCATGCCTGTTTTTCAGTCCCTGGAGGCCTACTGGCCAGGCCTACAG AGCCTAATTGGGGATGTAGATAATGCCATGCGAACCTTCCTCAACTATTACACTGTGTGGAAGCAGTTTGGTGGGCTGCCTGAGTTCTACAACATTCCCCAGGGCTATACGGTGGACAAGAGAGAAGGATATCCACTCAGGCCTG agctGATTGAGAGTGCAATGTATCTGTACCGTGCTACAAGAGATCCTACGCTCTTAGAACTGGGAAGAGATGCAGTGGAGTCAATAGAGAAAATCAGCAAGGTGGACTGTGGATTTGCAACT ATCAAAGACTTGAGAGATCACAGACTGGATAATCGCATGGAATCCTTCTTTTTGGCTGAAACAGTGAAATACTTGTACCTGCTGTTTGACCCAGACAACTTCATTCACAATGATGGATCAGTCTTCGATGTGGTGATTACACCATACGGAGAATGCATCTTGAATGCTGGAGGATACGTCTTCAACACTGAAGCTCATCCTATAGACCCTGCTGCGCTGCACTGCTGTAGGAAGCGTAAGGAAGAGCAGTGGGAGGTGGAAGACTTGATGCGGGAATTTTACtcactgaagaaaagcaagaaatttgctttaaaaagagcTTCTGACCATGGTGAAGGGGAAAGTGCAAAAGACCCTGAAGACACCTCTTCAGAGAAAGGTGGAGAGAAGAGAAACTCTAGGAAGAACTCACACTCACTCCTGAGTTGCCCCAGTCAATCCTTTAACTCTAAACTTGCAGTACTGGGACAGGTCTTCCTAGATAACACCTGA
- the EDEM2 gene encoding ER degradation-enhancing alpha-mannosidase-like protein 2 isoform X2 translates to MAALRSLGSLLCLWALRLPALPAGTGAAARGLDVASYRFSLTLIDALDTLLILGNVSEFQRVVNVLQEGVDFDIDVNASVFETNIRVVGGLLSAHLLSKKAGVEVEVGWPCSGPLLRMAEEAARKLLPAFQTPTGMPYGTVNLLHGVNPGETPVTCTAGIGTFIVEFATLSHLTGDPVFEDVARKALKALWKNRSDIGLVGNHIDVVTAKWVAQDAGIGAGVDSYFEYLVKGAILLQDKELMSMFLEYNKAIKNYTKFDDWYLWVQMYKGTVSMPVFQSLEAYWPGLQSLIGDVDNAMRTFLNYYTVWKQFGGLPEFYNIPQGYTVDKREGYPLRPELIESAMYLYRATRDPTLLELGRDAVESIEKISKVDCGFATIKDLRDHRLDNRMESFFLAETVKYLYLLFDPDNFIHNDGSVFDVVITPYGECILNAGGYVFNTEAHPIDPAALHCCRKRKEEQWEVEDLMREFYSLKKSKKFALKRASDHGEGESAKDPEDTSSEKGGEKRNSRKNSHSLLSCPSQSFNSKLAVLGQVFLDNT, encoded by the exons atGGCCGCGCTGCGCTCGCTGGGCTCCCTGCTGTGCCTCTGGGCGCTgcggctgccggcgctgccggcgggcaccggcgcggccgcccggggGCTGGACGTCGCTTCCTACCG CTTCTCCCTCACGCTGATCGACGCCCTGGACACCCTGCTA ATCTTGGGAAATGTTTCCGAGTTCCAGCGAGTCGTCAACGTACTGCAGGAAGGGGTGGATTTTGATATTGATGTCAATGCATCTGTCTTTGAAACTAACATTCGAG TGGTGGGTGGTCTCCTCTCCGCTCACTTGCTGTCGAAGAAGGCTGGCGTTGAAGTAGAAGTGGGCTGGCCGTGCTCTGGACCTCTCCTCAGGATGGCGGAGGAAGCAGCTCGCAAACTCCTGCCGG CTTTTCAGACCCCAACTGGAATGCCATATGGAACAGTGAACTTGCTGCATGGAGTAAACCCTGGGGAGACCCCAGTCACCTGTACTGCTGGAATTGGTACATTTATAGTGGAATTTGCCACTTTAAGCCACCTTACTGGTGACCCAGTGTTTGAGGATGTTGCCAGGAAGGCTTTGAAGGCACTGTGGAAAAATCGCTCGGATATTGGGCTG GTTGGTAACCACATTGATGTGGTAACTGCCAAGTGGGTGGCCCAAGATGCTGGCATTGGGGCCGGAGTGGACTCCTACTTTGAATACCTCGTTAAAGGAGCCATTCTCCTGCAGGACAAGGAGCTGATGTCCATGTTTCTAG AATATAACAAAGCTATCAAAAATTACACAAAGTTTGATGACTGGTACCTCTGGGTTCAGATGTACAAAGGAACAGTGTCCATGCCTGTTTTTCAGTCCCTGGAGGCCTACTGGCCAGGCCTACAG AGCCTAATTGGGGATGTAGATAATGCCATGCGAACCTTCCTCAACTATTACACTGTGTGGAAGCAGTTTGGTGGGCTGCCTGAGTTCTACAACATTCCCCAGGGCTATACGGTGGACAAGAGAGAAGGATATCCACTCAGGCCTG agctGATTGAGAGTGCAATGTATCTGTACCGTGCTACAAGAGATCCTACGCTCTTAGAACTGGGAAGAGATGCAGTGGAGTCAATAGAGAAAATCAGCAAGGTGGACTGTGGATTTGCAACT ATCAAAGACTTGAGAGATCACAGACTGGATAATCGCATGGAATCCTTCTTTTTGGCTGAAACAGTGAAATACTTGTACCTGCTGTTTGACCCAGACAACTTCATTCACAATGATGGATCAGTCTTCGATGTGGTGATTACACCATACGGAGAATGCATCTTGAATGCTGGAGGATACGTCTTCAACACTGAAGCTCATCCTATAGACCCTGCTGCGCTGCACTGCTGTAGGAAGCGTAAGGAAGAGCAGTGGGAGGTGGAAGACTTGATGCGGGAATTTTACtcactgaagaaaagcaagaaatttgctttaaaaagagcTTCTGACCATGGTGAAGGGGAAAGTGCAAAAGACCCTGAAGACACCTCTTCAGAGAAAGGTGGAGAGAAGAGAAACTCTAGGAAGAACTCACACTCACTCCTGAGTTGCCCCAGTCAATCCTTTAACTCTAAACTTGCAGTACTGGGACAGGTCTTCCTAGATAACACCTGA